In Cryptococcus neoformans var. neoformans JEC21 chromosome 5 sequence, one genomic interval encodes:
- a CDS encoding expressed protein: protein MTTLTSQPQAVGSQLHQSLSATHDYEYDPPESPLSSSSFIQGDAEMDQDHANFYYQQQQQAILYQQHHQENGLEPGAARMAARHARLGADGDSDDGFSDEESDSDSMPDESIDFSLTYALHTFLATVEGQASVVKGDSLVLLDDANSYWWLVRVLKTEDVGYIPAENIETPYERLARLNKHRNIDLAAATLTEKQLGEMQSREKLKGAIAAKGRSARQGSSEGSEESGARRVVFAPPTYVDHPGVTWSSDEESSEGEHEPDEAEGQEDGHEDQIEDEKFAQEVMDVDQSMDEMEPDDGIEWADDAAERERQKALDQRVQAQVQQNSVQPKSNNPFAPPQVKSNTPADTVSIDRPGDSTTSLVTSNGNPTLDPAVAASDTRRVTATPAVANSPLLPSAVVQQSQRKVSNQSTSSVYSAISASSSVRSSTPNSITSPEDNMKKSKKARKGKDEEGGEKKKKGLLGGLFSRNKSNKPKGISSGDTRSSEESTVEEFSQGIVYGRDTSTGSLTPQQQAEHPQSGVSTHSLKLQQQDQARMQSYTNKYLRSPSSGLHSPSNAEAAAAVAQSAAAMRLTASMNGTANGRSARPSSIIVSPNPDGPPLLNVIRIFAGTRVQSEASFKTALVNETTSAGDLIRQAVQRFHLISPAGEDPVKNYFITVKDFDGSELELSPTEKPLVQFQNAVARWTSGETEADELGKILHERLGAITPTVNRESVSSISSVLSLSNHPAIKKLGMDWEDDSAVKLYLNRRVPGGQEETQQEMRGLVEASQKGVSEAQSEFSSYSTGLSTVHESPDAPGGVLFPAMSQNESKNPHLTISTSYQGPAERYLSPSAKFTLQLLLHPSDLPDGVAFDPSSESLVPRPHMPSPSVEEPRMKLFTVPRNANVVDVIEQGLERFGVQEGVVDGGDEVEDKVGKRRSMTRVRYCLGVIIDGKERQLPTSSKILEAYPSPPMFKPMEKSTPESRRRSRDLSSHLGSMGDIRESDPIFVLRKVGPRGLAGAMIDGLKAPALATPLTSATLSTTSSGPRSPAEIIAAQRAASRSRQLSILSKTNKSEGVDVVLPSSQGTFRSTKQVDEKGSRVMRYSYIDEGGEMYDISELLEQEWGKGKVKAIEEEGEKEEFGMSLVGNGKNGPPGLLRQMTDTSNYYTAPSTPQPGADLDIDEVEILDDSRPRSLERSEEDLLQTAVQRASQDGQSAGLEEALKRVLSRVKEGSSKGSTGPEDVVRSQNGTPNGRVTPQQTMVVDPQATPRASGHQYQQNSHALDQSRSNSRQTNREYDDTATSVNRIISRHRQHPSIASIMSDIESNSGSLRSREYSAEPRSISDVDENTDTDLEGSGSGYEANFNDRSSTPATATSSTHPTPPFSGGAFVYTRAVNTSSPSLRLPISYQDDFGMKDMMAVIKTRAREYRRPLVKPKSKETRMRSSLSSKASSRSDERPGANWQDDELVDEVDRHFIGEKIDWDEVHPEIRGCFQGVQERLDKFDRELDELLAEVGALGAL from the exons ATGACGACCCTTACCTCCCAGCCACAGGCAGTCGGGTCCCAGCTGCACCAATCGCTCTCTGCTACGCACGATTATGAGTATGACCCTCCAGAGTCAccactctcttcctcttcctttatACAAGGAGACGCAGAGATGGATCAGGATCACGCAAACTTTTATtatcagcaacaacagcaagctATACTCTACCAGcaacatcatcaagaaAACGGACTCGAACCTGGTGCAGCACGAATGGCAGCAAGGCACGCAAGGCTGGGCGCAGATGGTGACAGTGATGACGGGTTCAGCGATGAAGAGAGTGACTCGGACAGCATGCCTGATGAAAGTATCGACTTTAGTCTGACCTATGCTCT GCATACATTCTTGGCAACTGTGGAAGGGCAAGCTTCCGTCGTCAAAGGCGACTCTCTTGTCCTCCTCGACGACGCGAACTCGTACTGGTGGCTCGTGCGCGTCCTTAAAACAGAAGACGTAGGTTATATTCCCGCGGAGAATATCGAGACCCCCTACGAGCGTCTAGCGAGGCTCAACAAGCACCGTAATATCGATCTCGCTGCTGCAACATTGACAGAGAAGCAGCTCGGCGAAATGCAGTCTAGAGAAAAGCTCAAAGGCGCAATCGCTGCGAAGGGGAGAAGCGCGAGACAAGGCTCCAGCGAAGGGTCAGAAGAAAGCGGCGCTAGAAGAGTTGTGTTTGCTCCGCCGACATATGTTGACCATCCTGGTGTTACCTGGAGCTCAGATGAAGAATCCAGTGAAGGAGAGCATGAGCCTGACGAGGCTGAGGGACAAGAAGACGGACATGAGGATCagattgaagatgagaaattTGCTCAAGAAGTCATGGACGTGGATCAGAGtatggatgagatggaacCAGACGATGGCATCGAGTGGGCGGATGATGCGGccgaaagagaaagacagAAAGCTTTGGACCAACGCGTTCAAGCACAAGTCCAACAAAATAGTGTACAACCAAAGTCCAACAATCCTTTTGCGCCTCCACAAGTAAAATCAAACACGCCTGCCGATACGGTCTCGATTGACCGCCCAGGAGATTCGACCACCTCTCTCGTAACTTCTAATGGCAATCCTACCCTCGACCCTGCAGTTGCTGCTTCTGACACTAGGAGGGTTACTGCTACTCCTGCAGTCGCAAACAGTCCACTTCTACCTTCCGCTGTGGTTCAACAGAGCCAGCGTAAAGTCAGTAACCAATCGACGTCTTCCGTCTATTCTGCAATCTCTGCAAGCTCATCTGTGAGAAGTAGTACGCCAAATTCTATTACGAGCCCTGAAGATAACATGAAAAAGTCCAAGAAGGCGCGGAAGGGtaaagacgaagaaggcggcgagaagaagaaaaagggcCTGCTTGGCGGACTGTTCTCTCGGAATAAGAGCAATAAGCCCAAGGGAATTTCCAGCGGTGACACCAGAAGCTCCGAGGAGAGCACCGTGGAAGAATTCTCCCAAGGAATTGTCTATGGACGAGATACCTCAACCGGTAGTCTTACACCACAACAGCAAGCTGAACATCCACAATCAGGTGTTTCAACTCATTCACTCAAACTTCAGCAGCAAGATCAAGCCCGTATGCAATCCTACACCAACAAGTACCTCCGTTCACCTTCATCTGGccttcattctccttccaatgctgaagctgctgctgctgtcgcTCAATCAGCAGCTGCCATGCGCCTGACAGCAAGTATGAACGGCACCGCCAATGGCCGATCAGCTAGGCCAAGCAGCATCATTGTGTCACCCAACCCTGACGGGCCGCCCTTGTTGAATGTCATTAGAATCTTCGCAGGAACTAGAGTTCAGAGTGAGGCATCGTTCAAAACAGCCCTGGTTAATGAGACGACAAGTGCTGGTGACCTTATTCGGCAGGCAGTGCAGAGATTCCATCTGATATCTCCAGCCGGCGAAGATCCTGTCAAAAATTACTTCATCACCGTCAAGGACTTTGACGGCTCTGAGCTGGAGCTCTCCCCGACTGAAAAGCCTCTTGTCCAGTTCCAGAATGCTGTAGCTCGATGGACATCCGGGGAAACAGAGGCGGACGAGCTCGGTAAAATTCTTCACGAGCGGTTAGGTGCTATCACTCCTACCGTAAACAGAGAGAGTGTGAGCAGCATCTCGAGTGTACTCAGTCTTTCAAATCATCCTGCCATCAAAAAGCTAGGCATGGATTGGGAGGATGACTCTGCCGTTAAACTATACCTTAACAGGCGAGTGCCAGGTGGGCAGGAGGAAACTCAACAAGAAATGAGAGGACTAGTAGAAGCGAGCCAGAAGGGGGTGTCAGAGGCGCAAAGCGAGTTCTCAAGTTACAGCACAGGCTTATCGACCGTGCATGAAAGCCCAGATGCGCCGGGCGGAGTTCTGTTTCCTGCAATGTCCCAGAATGAAAGTAAGAACCCCCATCTCACGATATCCACCTCCTATCAGGGTCCTGCAGAAAGATATCTATCCCCATCGGCGAAATTCACACTtcagcttctccttcacccgTCTGACCTACCTGATGGGGTCGCATTTGACCCATCATCTGAGTCACTGGTTCCCCGTCCTCATATGCCATCCCCGTCTGTTGAAGAGCCTCGGATGAAACTTTTCACGGTCCCACGTAACGCGAATGTAGTGGATGTTATCGAACAAGGATTAGAAAGGTTTGGCGTCCAAGAAGGTGTAGTGGATGGTGGcgatgaggttgaggacaaagttgggaaaagaaggagtaTGACTAGGGTTAGATATTGTCTGGGTGTCATTATCGACGGGAAAG AGAGACAGCTTCCAACTTCATCCAAGATATTGGAGGCTTATCCCTCCCCTCCGATGTTCAAGCCTATGGAGAAAAGCACGCCCGAAAGCCGACGACGTTCTAGAGATCTCAGTTCACATCTGGGGTCCATGGGAGATATTAGAGAGAGCGACCCTATTTTCGTGCTTCGTAAGGTTGGGCCTCGTGGGCTTGCGGGCGCAATGATCGATGGTCTGAAGGCACCTGCGTTGGCTACACCGTTGACGAGTGCGACGCTCTCCACTACCTCTTCTGGTCCACGCTCCCCCGCTGAGATTATCGCGGCCCAACGTGCAGCTTCTCGTTCTCGTCAACTCTCCATCTTGTCGAAGACCAATAAATCTGAAGGCGTGGATGTCGtacttccatcttctcagGGGACTTTCCGCTCCACGAAGCAGGTagatgaaaaaggaagcCGTGTTATGAGATATAGCTATATCGACGAGGGCGGAGAGATGTATGATATCTCAGAGCTTTTGGAGCAGGAGTGGGGCAAAGGCAAGGTAAAGGcgattgaagaagagggagaaaaggaagagttcGGCATGAGCTTGgtgggaaatggaaagaatGGGCCGCCGGGATTGTTGAGACAAATGACAGATACATCGAATTATTACACAGCACCAAGTACGCCCCAACCTGGTGCCGATCTTGACATCGACGAGGTCGAAATTTTAGATGACTCGCGACCCCGCTCCCTGGAAAggagcgaagaagatcttTTGCAGACTGCTGTCCAGCGGGCTAGTCAAGATGGTCAGTCTGCTGGACTGGAAGAAGCGTTGAAAAGGGTGTTAAGTCGAGTGAAAGAAGGTTCTAGTAAGGGCAGTACAGGTCCAGAGGATGTTGTCCGATCCCAAAATGGCACGCCAAATGGAAGAGTGACGCCGCAGCAG ACCATGGTGGTTGACCCACAGGCTACTCCACGCGCATCAGGCCATCAGTATCAACAGAACAGCCACGCCCTTGATCAATCTCGTTCTAATTCTCGTCAAACAAACCGCGAATATGACGACACGGCGACGAGCGTCAACCGCATCATTTCTCGGCACCGACAACATCCCTCTATTGCTTCCATCATGTCAGATATTGAATCGAACAGCGGATCACTCCGTTCTCGCGAGTATTCTGCTGAGCCTCGAAGCATTAGtgatgtggatgagaacACCGACACCGATCTTGAAGGATCAGGTTCGGGCTATGAGGCGAACTTCAATGACCGCAGTTCCACACCCGCTACAGCTACGTCGTCTACGCATCCCACTCCGCCATTCAGTGGAGGAGCTTTTGTGTACACCCGTGCTGTGAATACTTCTTCCCCGTCGCTCCGACTGCCCATCAGCTACCAAGATGACTTTGGAATGAAGGATATGATGGCAGTCATCAAGACAAGGGCAAGAGAGTATCGCCGTCCTCTTGTCAAACCCAAATCAAAGGAAACTCGGATGCGTAGTAGTTTGTCAAGCAAGGCTTCGTCACGGTCGGATGAACGACCAGGGGCTAACTGGCAAGACGATGAATTGGTGGACGAAGTGGATAGACATTTCATTGGAGAGAAAATTGATTGGGATGAGGTCCATCCGGAAATCAGGGGGTGTTTCCAAGGCGTGCAAGAACGATTGGACAAGTTTGACAGGGAGTTGGATGAGCTGTTGGCCGAGGTCGGTGCTTTAGGAGCATTATGA